One Prunus dulcis chromosome 7, ALMONDv2, whole genome shotgun sequence DNA segment encodes these proteins:
- the LOC117635175 gene encoding uncharacterized protein LOC117635175 isoform X1, whose amino-acid sequence MAPAPPRRRKAAEPLSGSGVNVAAPVEKKSRVGATSVTTLCLQVQEAQTISSGVNLRVQQAKNAAVAQAQQDGATGNFRIFDSPFGNYLVPVVPTSKELSD is encoded by the exons ATGGCGCCTGCTCCACCCAGAAGGAGAAAAGCTGCTGAACCACTGTCTGGCAG TGGGGTTAATGTTGCTGCACCAGTTGAGAAGAAGAGCAGAGTTGGAGCAACCTCAGTAACAACA TTGTGTCTGCAGGTTCAAGAGGCTCAAACTATAAGTTCTGGAGTCAATTTGAGGGTTCAACAGGCCAAAAATGCTGCAGTGGCACAAGCACAACAAGATGGTGCCACTGGAAACTTTAGGATCTTTGATTCACCCTTTGGGAATTATCTTGTTCCAGTTGTTCCAACTTCCAAGGAACTGTCTGACTAG
- the LOC117635175 gene encoding uncharacterized protein LOC117635175 isoform X2 encodes MAPAPPRRRKAAEPLSGSGVNVAAPVEKKSRVGATSVTTVQEAQTISSGVNLRVQQAKNAAVAQAQQDGATGNFRIFDSPFGNYLVPVVPTSKELSD; translated from the exons ATGGCGCCTGCTCCACCCAGAAGGAGAAAAGCTGCTGAACCACTGTCTGGCAG TGGGGTTAATGTTGCTGCACCAGTTGAGAAGAAGAGCAGAGTTGGAGCAACCTCAGTAACAACA GTTCAAGAGGCTCAAACTATAAGTTCTGGAGTCAATTTGAGGGTTCAACAGGCCAAAAATGCTGCAGTGGCACAAGCACAACAAGATGGTGCCACTGGAAACTTTAGGATCTTTGATTCACCCTTTGGGAATTATCTTGTTCCAGTTGTTCCAACTTCCAAGGAACTGTCTGACTAG
- the LOC117633717 gene encoding hexokinase-1-like isoform X1: MGKVAVGAAVVCAAAVCAAAALVVRHRMKCSGRWARAMAILREFEDKCGTPIGKLRQVADAMTVEMHAGLASEGGSKLKMLISYVDNLPTGDEQGLFYALDLGGTNFRVIRVQLGGKEKRVVKQEFDEVSIPPNLMTGTSEALFDFIAEALAKFVATEGEGFHPAPGRQRELGFTFSFPVWQTSIASGTLIKWTKGFNIEDAVEQDVVGELTKSVEKIGLDMRVTALVNDTIGTLAGGRYHNQDVIAAVILGTGTNAAYVERAHAIPKWHGLLPKSGEMVINMEWGNFRSSHLPLTEYDQALDAESLNPGDQIFEKIISGMYLGDIVRRVLRKMAEEASFFGDVVPPKLKVPFILRTPDMSAMHHDTSPDLRVVGSKLKDILEISNTSLKMRKVVVALCDIVATRGARLSAAGIMGVLKKLGRDTVKEGEKQKSVVALDGGLYEHYTEFRTSMESTLKELLGDEVAEHISVEHSNDGSGIGAALLAASHSQYLEVEES; the protein is encoded by the exons atggggAAGGTGGCGGTGGGGGCGGCGGTGGTGTGCGCGGCGGCGGTGTGTGCTGCGGCGGCCCTGGTTGTACGACACCGTATGAAGTGCTCGGGGAGGTGGGCCCGGGCTATGGCGATACTGAGGGAGTTCGAGGATAAGTGCGGGACCCCCATTGGGAAGCTGAGACAGGTGGCTGACGCCATGACTGTGGAAATGCACGCTGGCCTTGCATCCGAAGGCGGCAGCAAGCTCAAGATGCTCATCAGCTACGTCGATAACCTCCCCACTGG GGATGAGCAAGGGCTGTTTTATGCATTGGACCTTGGTGGGACAAACTTCCGTGTCATACGTGTACAGCTTGGTGGGAAAGAAAAACGTGTTGTTAAACAAGAATTTGACGAAGTTTCAATTCCACCAAATTTGATGACTGGGACTTCAGAA gcattatttgattttattgctGAAGCACTTGCAAAATTTGTTGCTACGGAAGGAGAAGGTTTTCATCCTGCTCCTGGTAGACAAAGGGAGCTGGGTTTTACCTTTTCATTTCCTGTGTGGCAAACATCAATTGCATCAGGAACCCTTATTAAGTGGACAAAAGGCTTCAATATTGAAGACGCG GTTGAGCAAGATGTGGTGGGAGAGCTGACCAAATCAGTGGAAAAAATTGGCCTTGATATGCGTGTTACAGCTTTG GTCAATGATACAATTGGTACATTAGCAGGAGGTAGATACCACAATCAGGATGTCATTGCTGCTGTGATATTGGGCACTGGGACAAATGCTGCTTATGTAGAACGGGCTCATGCCATTCCAAAATGGCATGGTCTTCTACCTAAATCAGGAGAGATG GTTATCAACATGGAGTGGGGTAATTTTCGCTCATCACACCTTCCACTGACAGAATACGATCAAGCACTTGATGCTGAGAGTTTAAATCCTGGGGATCAG ATCTTTGAGAAGATCATTTCTGGCATGTATTTAGGGGACATTGTGCGCAGAGTATTGCGCAAGATGGCTGAAGAAGCTTCCTTTTTTGGTGATGTTGTCCCCCCAAAACTAAAAGTTCCTTTCATACTAAG GACTCCTGACATGTCTGCCATGCATCATGACACTTCTCCGGATCTGAGAGTGGTTGGGAGCAAACTAAAGGATATCCTGGAG ATCTCCAACACCTCGTTGAAAATGAGAAAGGTTGTTGTGGCGCTATGTGACATAGTTGCCACTCGTGGGGCCCGCCTATCTGCTGCTGGGATCATGGGAGTGCTGAAGAAGTTAGGTAGAGACACAGTAAAGGAGGGAGAGAAGCAAAAGTCGGTTGTAGCATTGGATGGTGGTTTGTATGAGCACTACACCGAATTCCGAACCAGCATGGAGAGCACTCTCAAGGAGTTGCTGGGTGATGAAGTTGCTGAGCATATTTCTGTCGAGCACTCAAACGATGGCTCCGGAATTGGAGCTGCCCTCCTGGCAGCCTCTCACTCCCAGTACCTTGAGGTAGAGGAGTCATAA
- the LOC117633717 gene encoding hexokinase-2-like isoform X2, translating to MGKVAVGAAVVCAAAVCAAAALVVRHRMKCSGRWARAMAILREFEDKCGTPIGKLRQVADAMTVEMHAGLASEGGSKLKMLISYVDNLPTGDEQGLFYALDLGGTNFRVIRVQLGGKEKRVVKQEFDEVSIPPNLMTGTSEVEQDVVGELTKSVEKIGLDMRVTALVNDTIGTLAGGRYHNQDVIAAVILGTGTNAAYVERAHAIPKWHGLLPKSGEMVINMEWGNFRSSHLPLTEYDQALDAESLNPGDQIFEKIISGMYLGDIVRRVLRKMAEEASFFGDVVPPKLKVPFILRTPDMSAMHHDTSPDLRVVGSKLKDILEISNTSLKMRKVVVALCDIVATRGARLSAAGIMGVLKKLGRDTVKEGEKQKSVVALDGGLYEHYTEFRTSMESTLKELLGDEVAEHISVEHSNDGSGIGAALLAASHSQYLEVEES from the exons atggggAAGGTGGCGGTGGGGGCGGCGGTGGTGTGCGCGGCGGCGGTGTGTGCTGCGGCGGCCCTGGTTGTACGACACCGTATGAAGTGCTCGGGGAGGTGGGCCCGGGCTATGGCGATACTGAGGGAGTTCGAGGATAAGTGCGGGACCCCCATTGGGAAGCTGAGACAGGTGGCTGACGCCATGACTGTGGAAATGCACGCTGGCCTTGCATCCGAAGGCGGCAGCAAGCTCAAGATGCTCATCAGCTACGTCGATAACCTCCCCACTGG GGATGAGCAAGGGCTGTTTTATGCATTGGACCTTGGTGGGACAAACTTCCGTGTCATACGTGTACAGCTTGGTGGGAAAGAAAAACGTGTTGTTAAACAAGAATTTGACGAAGTTTCAATTCCACCAAATTTGATGACTGGGACTTCAGAA GTTGAGCAAGATGTGGTGGGAGAGCTGACCAAATCAGTGGAAAAAATTGGCCTTGATATGCGTGTTACAGCTTTG GTCAATGATACAATTGGTACATTAGCAGGAGGTAGATACCACAATCAGGATGTCATTGCTGCTGTGATATTGGGCACTGGGACAAATGCTGCTTATGTAGAACGGGCTCATGCCATTCCAAAATGGCATGGTCTTCTACCTAAATCAGGAGAGATG GTTATCAACATGGAGTGGGGTAATTTTCGCTCATCACACCTTCCACTGACAGAATACGATCAAGCACTTGATGCTGAGAGTTTAAATCCTGGGGATCAG ATCTTTGAGAAGATCATTTCTGGCATGTATTTAGGGGACATTGTGCGCAGAGTATTGCGCAAGATGGCTGAAGAAGCTTCCTTTTTTGGTGATGTTGTCCCCCCAAAACTAAAAGTTCCTTTCATACTAAG GACTCCTGACATGTCTGCCATGCATCATGACACTTCTCCGGATCTGAGAGTGGTTGGGAGCAAACTAAAGGATATCCTGGAG ATCTCCAACACCTCGTTGAAAATGAGAAAGGTTGTTGTGGCGCTATGTGACATAGTTGCCACTCGTGGGGCCCGCCTATCTGCTGCTGGGATCATGGGAGTGCTGAAGAAGTTAGGTAGAGACACAGTAAAGGAGGGAGAGAAGCAAAAGTCGGTTGTAGCATTGGATGGTGGTTTGTATGAGCACTACACCGAATTCCGAACCAGCATGGAGAGCACTCTCAAGGAGTTGCTGGGTGATGAAGTTGCTGAGCATATTTCTGTCGAGCACTCAAACGATGGCTCCGGAATTGGAGCTGCCCTCCTGGCAGCCTCTCACTCCCAGTACCTTGAGGTAGAGGAGTCATAA
- the LOC117635115 gene encoding protein DETOXIFICATION 51, giving the protein MCNPNPSAASSTAAKKTEHRQQSQPHLFLDFLFLPNTAIKHETHPAKHQHQQHQLQHQPPPPQHFTDSITLPDIISETKSLFQLAFPILLTALILYSRSVVSMLFLGRLGDLELAAGSLAIAFANITGYSVLSGLALGMEPLCSQAFGAQRPKLLSLTLHRSVIFLVVSSLPISLLWLSMSSILLYLRQDPDITAMAHTYLIFSLPDLLTNSLIHPIRIYLRAQGITHPLTLASLAGALFHLPMNLLLVTWLRLGVAGVAAASAASNLFVLLSLVSYVWAKGIHEPTWTAPSRECLTGWKPLLRLAAPSCVSVCLEWWWYEIMIVLCGLLVDPRATVASMGVLIQTTSLIYVFPSSLSFAVSTRVGNELGAKRPHKAKLSSAVAVMLAFLMGLSATTFASGMRGSWGRIFTSDAEIVRLTSAALPILGLCELGNCPQTVGCGVLRGSARPSTAANVNLSAFYLVGMPVAIGLGFWVGVGFCGLWIGLLSAQVCCAGLMLYVVGTTDWDLQAKRAQSLTCAGCEVVVPDFKGVEEEQQPLIIITVPSSR; this is encoded by the coding sequence atGTGCAATCCAAATCCTTCTGCTGCTTCATCAACAGCCGCCAAGAAAACAGAGCACCGCCAACAGTCACAACCCCATCTCTTCTTAGACTTCTTATTTCTACCAAACACCGCCATTAAACATGAAACCCATCCTGCAAAGCATCAGCATCAGCAGCATCAGCTGCAACACCAACCCCCGCCACCACAGCATTTCACTGACTCAATTACTCTTCCAGACATAATATCTGAGACCAAGTCTCTGTTTCAGCTGGCTTTCCCCATCCTCCTCACCGCCCTCATTCTCTACTCCCGCTCAGTCGTCTCCATGCTCTTCCTCGGCCGCCTCGGGGACCTCGAGCTCGCCGCCGGGTCGTTGGCCATCGCCTTCGCCAACATCACCGGCTACTCTGTCCTCTCCGGCCTGGCCCTGGGCATGGAGCCTCTCTGTTCCCAAGCCTTCGGAGCCCAACGTCCAAAGCTCCTCTCTTTGACCCTTCACCGCTCCGTCATCTTCCTCGTCGTTTCGTCGCTGCCCATTTCGCTGCTCTGGCTCAGCATGTCCTCCATCCTGCTGTACCTCCGCCAAGACCCAGATATCACAGCCATGGCCCACACCTACCTCATCTTCTCCCTCCCTGACCTCCTCACCAACTCCCTCATTCACCCAATCCGCATTTACCTTCGCGCCCAGGGCATCACCCACCCGCTCACGTTAGCATCGCTCGCCGGCGCGCTCTTTCACCTGCCCATGAACCTCCTCTTGGTCACTTGGCTTCGACTCGGCGTGGCCGGCGTCGCTGCCGCTTCCGCTGCCTCCAATTTGTTTGTCTTGTTGTCTCTTGTTTCTTACGTGTGGGCCAAGGGGATACACGAGCCTACGTGGACCGCGCCGAGCCGGGAGTGCTTGACAGGCTGGAAGCCACTGCTTCGGCTCGCGGCTCCGAGCTGCGTTTCTGTCTGTTTGGAGTGGTGGTGGTACGAGATCATGATCGTCTTGTGTGGGCTTCTTGTGGACCCCAGAGCAACCGTCGCCTCGATGGGAGTGCTCAtccaaacgacgtcgttgaTTTACGTGTTCCCATCCTCGCTGAGCTTCGCGGTCTCCACGCGGGTCGGGAACGAGCTCGGGGCGAAACGCCCGCACAAGGCGAAATTATCCTCTGCGGTCGCGGTCATGCTGGCGTTCCTGATGGGCCTATCGGCAACGACCTTCGCGTCCGGGATGAGGGGGAGCTGGGGCCGGATTTTTACCAGCGATGCCGAGATCGTGCGGCTGACGTCGGCGGCGCTGCCCATCCTAGGCCTGTGCGAACTTGGAAACTGCCCGCAGACGGTTGGGTGTGGGGTCCTCAGAGGGAGCGCGCGCCCCTCCACCGCAGCCAACGTGAACCTCAGCGCGTTCTATCTGGTGGGCATGCCCGTGGCGATTGGTCTCGGGTTCTGGGTCGGGGTGGGGTTTTGTGGACTCTGGATCGGGTTGCTGTCGGCCCAGGTTTGTTGTGCTGGGCTGATGTTGTATGTGGTTGGGACCACAGACTGGGATCTCCAAGCTAAGAGGGCCCAGTCACTAACGTGCGCCGGGTGTGAAGTCGTAGTACCTGATTTTAAGGGTGTAGAGGAGGAGCAACAGCCGTTGATTATCATTACGGTGCCTTCTTCTCGATAA
- the LOC117633719 gene encoding receptor-like protein kinase HSL1 produces the protein MNLHHKMTKLTQTSSLHTHLCFLLFLLLLLISHANSQSLQDQEQAVLLKLKSYLQSPPFLSHWIPSTSNTSHCSWGPEINCTNYSVTGLSLVDTNITLSVPPFICDLKNLTLIDLSYNYFPGEFPKALYNCSKLEYLDLSQNYFVGKIPDDIDSLPRLRYLNLAGNNFSGDIPAAIGRLHELRNLQLFMNEFNGSVPPEIGNLSNLKDLNLSSNIKLVPWKMPSNFTQLKNLKTLWIRESNLIGQLPGTLGEMAALEELDLAKNRLNGTIPSGLFLLKNLSIIYLFKNHLSGDIPQVVEALNLKVIDLSDNRLTGPIPEDYGKLTKLTGLALFYNGFSSEIPASIGRLPSLIDFKVYDNNLTGTLPPDFGRYSELGGFEVSGNRLTGKLPDHLCYLGKLVGLVAHENNLTGELPSSLGNCTSLVIVKVYDNGLSGNIPSGMWTATNLSQVLMNKNSFTGELPEKMSWNLSRLEIRDNRFSGKIPTGVSSWTNLKVFDAGNNLFNGTIPQELTALPSLTTLSLDQNQLTGFLPSEIISWKSLNTLNFSRNQLSGPIPEKLGLLPVLTELDLSENQLSGQIPDLLGRLKLNHFNLSSNDLSGKIPFEFENPAYDRSFLDNQGLCATSSSEKLSICNSEPRKSSKISSKYLALIITFGILLSFLALSLSFFMGRGYWKRNGSDSYWQLTSFQRLNFSVSKILSGLTESNMIGSGGSGKVYCVPVNCTGDVVAVKRIWKDKKLEEKLDKEFHAEVKILSSIRHANIVKLMCCIFKDNSKLLVYEYSENRSLDRWLHKRNRPSNPSRSVHHVALDWPKRLHIAVGAAQGLCYMHHDSVPPVVHRDVKSSNILLDSDFNAKIADFGLAKMLVKQGELATMSAVAGSFGYIAPECAHTIRVNEKIDVYSFGVVLLELTTGREAKDGDEHTSLAEWAWRLAQEDNPLADALDQDIKEPCYLDEMCSVFKLGIYCTEKLPSARPSMKDVLQILLQCNQPVVHIEKIEYVAAPLLKNSKREKILEDCDGGMVTNV, from the exons ATGAACCTCCATCACAAAATGACTAAACTCACCCAAACATCTTCTCTCCACACCCATCTctgcttccttctcttcctcctcctcctcctcatcagcCATGCCAACTCTCAGTCATTGCAAGACCAAGAACAAGCTGTCCTGCTAAAACTAAAGTCATACTTGCAATCTCCACCGTTCCTCAGCCATTGGATTCCATCAACATCAAACACTTCCCACTGTTCCTGGGGGCCTGAGATCAACTGCACAAACTACTCCGTCACCGGATTGTCTCTGGTCGACACGAACATCACCCTATCAGTTCCACCCTTCATTTGTGATCTCAAGAACCTCACACTCATTGATCTCAGCTACAACTACTTTCCTGGAGAGTTCCCAAAAGCTCTCTACAACTGTTCAAAGCTAGAGTACTTGGACCTCTCTCAAAACTACTTTGTTGGCAAGATTCCTGACGATATCGACAGCCTGCCTCGGCTTCGATACCTTAACCTTGCCGGTAACAACTTTTCTGGTGATATACCAGCGGCCATTGGGCGGTTACATGAGCTCAGGAACCTGCAGCTGTTTATGAACGAGTTTAATGGTTCCGTCCCACCAGAAATAGGTAACTTGTCCAATCTTAAAGACCTAAATCTCTCTAGCAATATAAAACTTGTGCCATGGAAAATGCCTTCAAATTTCACCCAgttgaaaaatttgaagactTTATGGATACGAGAATCAAATTTGATCGGACAGCTCCCTGGAACACTCGGGGAAATGGCAGCACTGGAAGAATTGGATTTGGCAAAGAACCGTTTGAATGGGACAATCCCAAGTGGTTTGTTTCTGTTGAAGAATTTGAGTATAATCTATCTCTTCAAGAACCACCTGTCTGGGGATATACCTCAAGTGGTTGAAGCGTTGAACTTGAAAGTTATTGATCTTTCTGACAACCGTTTAACAGGGCCAATACCAGAAGATTATGGAAAGCTTACCAAGTTAACAGGGTTAGCTTTGTTTTATAATGGTTTTTCTAGTGAGATTCCAGCAAGCATTGGCCGTCTACCAAGTCTCATAGATTTCAAAGTGTACGACAATAACTTGACAGGAACATTGCCTCCGGACTTTGGGAGGTACTCAGAGCTTGGAGGGTTCGAGGTTTCGGGAAATAGGCTCACTGGTAAACTGCCAGACCATTTGTGTTATTTGGGTAAGCTGGTAGGACTTGTAGCTCATGAGAATAATCTCACTGGGGAGTTACCAAGCTCTCTTGGAAATTGCACTAGTTTGGTGATAGTCAAGGTTTATGATAATGGGTTGTCTGGGAACATTCCTAGTGGCATGTGGACAGCAACAAACTTGAGTCAGGTACTAATGAACAAGAATTCTTTTACCGGTGAGCTTCCTGAGAAAATGTCTTGGAATCTTTCGCGGCTGGAAATCAGAGATAACAGGTTTTCAGGTAAGATTCCAACCGGGGTGTCTTCCTGGACGAATTTGAAGGTTTTTGACGCCGGTAATAACCTTTTTAACGGTACTATCCCTCAGGAACTTACTGCTCTTCCTAGCTTAACCACTCTTTCTCTTGATCAGAATCAGCTTACTGGCTTCCTTCCATCGGAGATTATATCATGGAAATCACTCAACACTCTTAATTTCAGTCGAAATCAACTCTCTGGACCAATTCCAGAGAAACTTGGTCTTCTACCAGTCCTTACTGAACTGGATCTTTCAGAAAACCAACTTTCTGGCCAAATTCCAGATCTGCTTGGGCGTCTGAAGCTCAACCATTTCAATCTCTCTTCCAATGACCTATCTGGGAAGATcccatttgaatttgaaaatccTGCTTATGACAGAAGCTTCTTGGACAATCAAGGTCTATGTGCAACTAGCTCATCAGAAAAACTCAGCATATGCAATTCTGAACCCCGGAAGTCCAGCAAAATTTCGTCTAAGTATCTTGCATTGATCATAACTTTCGGCATACTTTTGTCCTTCTTGGCTTTGTCCTTATCATTCTTCATGGGCAGAGGCTATTGGAAGAGAAACGGATCAGATTCTTATTGGCAGCTCACCTCATTTCAGAGGTTGAATTTCAGTGTGTCAAAAATTCTCTCAGGATTGACAGAAAGTAATATGATTGGAAGTGGCGGATCAGGGAAAGTTTATTGTGTTCCTGTCAATTGTACAGGCGATGTTGTTGCCGTGAAAAGGATTTGGAAAGATAAAAAGTTAGAAGAGAAGCTTGATAAAGAATTTCATGCAGAAGTCAAGATATTGAGTTCCATTCGACATGCCAACATAGTGAAGCTGATGTGCTGTATATTCAAGGACAATTCAAAACTACTTGTCTATGAGTACTCGGAGAATCGAAGCCTGGATCGATGGCTGCACAAGAGAAACAGGCCATCCAATCCCTCAAGGTCAGTCCACCATGTTGCGCTGGACTGGCCTAAGAGGTTGCATATTGCAGTGGGGGCTGCTCAGGGCCTCTGCTATATGCATCATGACTCTGTGCCACCCGTTGTGCATCGAGACGTGAAATCGAGTAACATCTTGTTAGACTCTGATTTTAATGCAAAAATAGCAGATTTTGGTCTAGCCAAGATGTTGGTCAAGCAAGGAGAACTTGCTACAATGTCGGCTGTTGCTGGCTCCTTTGGCTACATTGCTCCAG AATGTGCTCATACAATACGAGTTAATGAGAAGATCGACGTATATAGTTTTGGGGTCGTCCTTCTGGAGTTAACCACCGGTAGGGAAGCTAAGGACGGTGACGAACACACTTCTCTTGCTGAATGGGCATGGCGCCTAGCTCAAGAAGACAACCCTCTTGCCGATGCTTTGGACCAGGACATCAAAGAACCTTGTTATTTGGATGAAATGTGCTCCGTTTTCAAACTTGGTATCTACTGCACCGAGAAACTACCATCTGCTAGGCCTTCCATGAAGGACGTTCTGCAAATCTTGCTCCAGTGCAACCAACCAGTAGTTCACATCGAGAAGATCGAGTATGTTGCTGCTCCTCTACTAAAGAATTCGAAGCGCGAGAAGATACTGGAAGACTGTGATGGTGGTATGGTGACAAATGTGTAA